A genome region from Hevea brasiliensis isolate MT/VB/25A 57/8 chromosome 9, ASM3005281v1, whole genome shotgun sequence includes the following:
- the LOC110649007 gene encoding anthranilate synthase alpha subunit 2, chloroplastic isoform X2, with protein MAEISHFHFSLYASASCSSAMARTLAATPRQLPLTLSFPASSSVKFNGRVSSSISCSLPLATSTSRACTLKCSASASQSYAYQSEKFLEASKKGNLIPLYHCILCDHLTPVLAYRCLVKEDDRDAPSFLFESVEPGLDASTIGRYSVIGAQPSIEIVAKENMVTIMNHYEGQRTEMIVDDPMEVPRRMMEDWTPQLVDDLPEVFSGGWVGYFSYDTVRYVEKKKLPFSIAPPDDRNLPDVHLGLYEDVMIFDHLEKKAYVIHWVRLEQYTTVEEAFDDGMNRLENLLSRVHNTATPRLAAGSIELSTRLFGPKLEMSSMTSEEYKAAVLHAKEHILAGDIFQIVLSQRFERRTFADPFEIYRALRIVNPSPYMAYLQNKIINRPLAGTVRRGKTPKEDKMLEKELLNDEKQCAEHIMLVDLGRNDVGKVSKAGSVKVERLMDIERYSHVMHISSTVTGELLDHLTTWDALRAALPVGTVSGAPKVKAMELIDQLETTRRGPYSGGFGGISFSGDMDVALALRTIVFPTSTRYDTMYSYDDLNKRREWVAHLQAGAGIVADSDPADEQRECENKAAGLARAIDLAEESFVKK; from the exons aTGGCCGAAATTTCTCACTTTCACTTCTCTCTCTATGCTTCTGCCTCATGCTCCTCAGCCATGGCTAGAACCCTAGCCGCTACTCCACGTCAGCTGCCGTTAACTCTGTCTTTCCCTGCATCTTCATCTGTTAAATTTAACGGAAGAGTTTCAAGCTCAATTTCATGCTCCCTTCCTCTAGCTACATCGACTTCTCGTGCCTGTACGCTCAAATGCTCTGCCTCGGCGTCTCAATCATATG CCTATCAATCAGAAAAATTTCTAGAAGCTTCCAAGAAGGGAAATTTAATTCCTTTATACCATTGCATATTATGTGATCACCTCACTCCAGTGCTTGCTTATCGCTGTCTGGTTAAGGAAGATGATAGAGATGCTCCAAGCTTTTTATTTGAGTCAGTGGAGCCTGGTTTGGATGCTTCCACTATT GGGCGATATAGTGTTATAGGAGCTCAACCGAGTATAGAGATTGTGGCTAAAGAGAACATGGTTACAATTATGAACCATTATGAAGGACAGAGGACAGAGATGATTGTGGATGACCCGATGGAAGTTCCTAGGAGAATGATGGAGGATTGGACTCCCCAACTTGTTGACGATCTTCCAGAAGTCTTTAGTG GGGGGTGGGTTGGTTATTTCTCATATGACACAGTGCGGTATGTGGAGAAGAAAAAACTGCCTTTCTCCATTGCCCCACCAGATGACAGAAATCTCCCTGATGTCCACCTTGGCCTTTATGAGGACGttatgatatttgatcatttgGAGAAG AAAGCATATGTTATTCACTGGGTGCGATTAGAACAATATACCACCGTTGAGGAGGCCTTCGATGACGGAATGAACCGGTTGGAAAATTTATTATCTAGAGTGCATAATACGGCTAC ACCTAGGCTAGCTGCAGGTTCAATAGAGTTGTCAACTCGTCTCTTTGGCCCTAAATTAGAGATGTCGAGCATGACAAGTGAAGAATACAAGGCAGCAGTTTTGCATGCCAAAGAGCATATCCTGGCTGGCGATATTTTTCAGATTGTATTGAGTCAGCGTTTTGAACGTCGTACTTTTGCAGACCCATTTGAAATATATCGAGCTCTGAGAATTGTTAATCCAAGTCCATATATGGCTTATTTACAG AATAAAATTATAAACCGACCCCTTGCCGGGACTGTGAGGAGAggaaagacacctaaagaagatAAAATGTTGGAGAAGGAACTTTTGAACGATGAAAAACAATGTGCAGAACACATTATGCTAGTTGACTTGGGAAGGAACGATGTGGGAAAG GTCTCCAAAGCTGGTTCTGTGAAAGTTGAAAGGCTGATGGATATTGAGCGATATTCTCATGTCATGCACATCAGCTCAACG GTCACTGGAGAGTTGCTTGATCATTTAACTACGTGGGATGCATTGCGTGCTGCACTACCTGTTGGCACTGTTAGTGGGGCACCAAAG GTAAAAGCGATGGAGTTGATTGATCAGCTAGAAACGACAAGGCGAGGGCCGTATAGTGGTGGATTTGGAGGAATTTCATTTTCTGGTGACATGGATGTTGCACTAGCACTCAGAACTATTGTATTTCCTACTAGCACCCGTTATGATACAATGTATTCATACGATGATCTAAACAAGCGGCGAGAATGGGTTGCCCACCTCCAAGCTGGGGCTGGAATTGTGGCCGATAGTGATCCTGCTGATGAGCAGAGAGAGTGTGAGAACAAAGCTGCAGGCCTCGCTCGTGCCATTGATCTTGCAGAAGAATCATTTGTCAAGAAATGA
- the LOC110649007 gene encoding anthranilate synthase alpha subunit 2, chloroplastic isoform X3 yields the protein MAEISHFHFSLYASASCSSAMARTLAATPRQLPLTLSFPASSSVKFNGRVSSSISCSLPLATSTSRACTLKCSASASQSYAYQSEKFLEASKKGNLIPLYHCILCDHLTPVLAYRCLVKEDDRDAPSFLFESVEPGLDASTIGRYSVIGAQPSIEIVAKENMVTIMNHYEGQRTEMIVDDPMEVPRRMMEDWTPQLVDDLPEVFSGGWVGYFSYDTVRYVEKKKLPFSIAPPDDRNLPDVHLGLYEDVMIFDHLEKKAYVIHWVRLEQYTTVEEAFDDGMNRLENLLSRVHNTATPRLAAGSIELSTRLFGPKLEMSSMTSEEYKAAVLHAKEHILAGDIFQIVLSQRFERRTFADPFEIYRALRIVNPSPYMAYLQARGCILVASSPEILTRVKKNKIINRPLAGTVRRGKTPKEDKMLEKELLNDEKQCAEHIMLVDLGRNDVGKVSKAGSVKVERLMDIERYSHVMHISSTVTGELLDHLTTWDALRAALPVGTVSGAPKVKAMELIDQLETTRRGPYSGGFGGISFSGDMDVALALRTIVFPTSTRYDTMYSYDDLNKRREWVAHLQAGAGIVADSDPADEQRECENKAAGLARAIDLAEESFVKK from the exons aTGGCCGAAATTTCTCACTTTCACTTCTCTCTCTATGCTTCTGCCTCATGCTCCTCAGCCATGGCTAGAACCCTAGCCGCTACTCCACGTCAGCTGCCGTTAACTCTGTCTTTCCCTGCATCTTCATCTGTTAAATTTAACGGAAGAGTTTCAAGCTCAATTTCATGCTCCCTTCCTCTAGCTACATCGACTTCTCGTGCCTGTACGCTCAAATGCTCTGCCTCGGCGTCTCAATCATATG CCTATCAATCAGAAAAATTTCTAGAAGCTTCCAAGAAGGGAAATTTAATTCCTTTATACCATTGCATATTATGTGATCACCTCACTCCAGTGCTTGCTTATCGCTGTCTGGTTAAGGAAGATGATAGAGATGCTCCAAGCTTTTTATTTGAGTCAGTGGAGCCTGGTTTGGATGCTTCCACTATT GGGCGATATAGTGTTATAGGAGCTCAACCGAGTATAGAGATTGTGGCTAAAGAGAACATGGTTACAATTATGAACCATTATGAAGGACAGAGGACAGAGATGATTGTGGATGACCCGATGGAAGTTCCTAGGAGAATGATGGAGGATTGGACTCCCCAACTTGTTGACGATCTTCCAGAAGTCTTTAGTG GGGGGTGGGTTGGTTATTTCTCATATGACACAGTGCGGTATGTGGAGAAGAAAAAACTGCCTTTCTCCATTGCCCCACCAGATGACAGAAATCTCCCTGATGTCCACCTTGGCCTTTATGAGGACGttatgatatttgatcatttgGAGAAG AAAGCATATGTTATTCACTGGGTGCGATTAGAACAATATACCACCGTTGAGGAGGCCTTCGATGACGGAATGAACCGGTTGGAAAATTTATTATCTAGAGTGCATAATACGGCTAC ACCTAGGCTAGCTGCAGGTTCAATAGAGTTGTCAACTCGTCTCTTTGGCCCTAAATTAGAGATGTCGAGCATGACAAGTGAAGAATACAAGGCAGCAGTTTTGCATGCCAAAGAGCATATCCTGGCTGGCGATATTTTTCAGATTGTATTGAGTCAGCGTTTTGAACGTCGTACTTTTGCAGACCCATTTGAAATATATCGAGCTCTGAGAATTGTTAATCCAAGTCCATATATGGCTTATTTACAG GCTAGAGGGTGTATACTTGTTGCTTCTAGTCCAGAAATTCTCACACGTGTGAAGAAG AATAAAATTATAAACCGACCCCTTGCCGGGACTGTGAGGAGAggaaagacacctaaagaagatAAAATGTTGGAGAAGGAACTTTTGAACGATGAAAAACAATGTGCAGAACACATTATGCTAGTTGACTTGGGAAGGAACGATGTGGGAAAG GTCTCCAAAGCTGGTTCTGTGAAAGTTGAAAGGCTGATGGATATTGAGCGATATTCTCATGTCATGCACATCAGCTCAACG GTCACTGGAGAGTTGCTTGATCATTTAACTACGTGGGATGCATTGCGTGCTGCACTACCTGTTGGCACTGTTAGTGGGGCACCAAAG GTAAAAGCGATGGAGTTGATTGATCAGCTAGAAACGACAAGGCGAGGGCCGTATAGTGGTGGATTTGGAGGAATTTCATTTTCTGGTGACATGGATGTTGCACTAGCACTCAGAACTATTGTATTTCCTACTAGCACCCGTTATGATACAATGTATTCATACGATGATCTAAACAAGCGGCGAGAATGGGTTGCCCACCTCCAAGCTGGGGCTGGAATTGTGGCCGATAGTGATCCTGCTGATGAGCAGAGAGAGTGTGAGAACAAAGCTGCAGGCCTCGCTCGTGCCATTGATCTTGCAGAAGAATCATTTGTCAAGAAATGA
- the LOC110649007 gene encoding anthranilate synthase alpha subunit 1, chloroplastic isoform X1, with protein MAEISHFHFSLYASASCSSAMARTLAATPRQLPLTLSFPASSSVKFNGRVSSSISCSLPLATSTSRACTLKCSASASQSYAYQSEKFLEASKKGNLIPLYHCILCDHLTPVLAYRCLVKEDDRDAPSFLFESVEPGLDASTIGRYSVIGAQPSIEIVAKENMVTIMNHYEGQRTEMIVDDPMEVPRRMMEDWTPQLVDDLPEVFSGGWVGYFSYDTVRYVEKKKLPFSIAPPDDRNLPDVHLGLYEDVMIFDHLEKKAYVIHWVRLEQYTTVEEAFDDGMNRLENLLSRVHNTATPRLAAGSIELSTRLFGPKLEMSSMTSEEYKAAVLHAKEHILAGDIFQIVLSQRFERRTFADPFEIYRALRIVNPSPYMAYLQVFLLSIKPICLKSLVNYNFLSIWLYDPRHQARGCILVASSPEILTRVKKNKIINRPLAGTVRRGKTPKEDKMLEKELLNDEKQCAEHIMLVDLGRNDVGKVSKAGSVKVERLMDIERYSHVMHISSTVTGELLDHLTTWDALRAALPVGTVSGAPKVKAMELIDQLETTRRGPYSGGFGGISFSGDMDVALALRTIVFPTSTRYDTMYSYDDLNKRREWVAHLQAGAGIVADSDPADEQRECENKAAGLARAIDLAEESFVKK; from the exons aTGGCCGAAATTTCTCACTTTCACTTCTCTCTCTATGCTTCTGCCTCATGCTCCTCAGCCATGGCTAGAACCCTAGCCGCTACTCCACGTCAGCTGCCGTTAACTCTGTCTTTCCCTGCATCTTCATCTGTTAAATTTAACGGAAGAGTTTCAAGCTCAATTTCATGCTCCCTTCCTCTAGCTACATCGACTTCTCGTGCCTGTACGCTCAAATGCTCTGCCTCGGCGTCTCAATCATATG CCTATCAATCAGAAAAATTTCTAGAAGCTTCCAAGAAGGGAAATTTAATTCCTTTATACCATTGCATATTATGTGATCACCTCACTCCAGTGCTTGCTTATCGCTGTCTGGTTAAGGAAGATGATAGAGATGCTCCAAGCTTTTTATTTGAGTCAGTGGAGCCTGGTTTGGATGCTTCCACTATT GGGCGATATAGTGTTATAGGAGCTCAACCGAGTATAGAGATTGTGGCTAAAGAGAACATGGTTACAATTATGAACCATTATGAAGGACAGAGGACAGAGATGATTGTGGATGACCCGATGGAAGTTCCTAGGAGAATGATGGAGGATTGGACTCCCCAACTTGTTGACGATCTTCCAGAAGTCTTTAGTG GGGGGTGGGTTGGTTATTTCTCATATGACACAGTGCGGTATGTGGAGAAGAAAAAACTGCCTTTCTCCATTGCCCCACCAGATGACAGAAATCTCCCTGATGTCCACCTTGGCCTTTATGAGGACGttatgatatttgatcatttgGAGAAG AAAGCATATGTTATTCACTGGGTGCGATTAGAACAATATACCACCGTTGAGGAGGCCTTCGATGACGGAATGAACCGGTTGGAAAATTTATTATCTAGAGTGCATAATACGGCTAC ACCTAGGCTAGCTGCAGGTTCAATAGAGTTGTCAACTCGTCTCTTTGGCCCTAAATTAGAGATGTCGAGCATGACAAGTGAAGAATACAAGGCAGCAGTTTTGCATGCCAAAGAGCATATCCTGGCTGGCGATATTTTTCAGATTGTATTGAGTCAGCGTTTTGAACGTCGTACTTTTGCAGACCCATTTGAAATATATCGAGCTCTGAGAATTGTTAATCCAAGTCCATATATGGCTTATTTACAGGTATTCTTACTCTCCATTAAACCTATTTGTTTGAAGAGTTTAGTCAATTATAACTTTCTGAGCATTTGGTTATATGATCCTCGTCATCAGGCTAGAGGGTGTATACTTGTTGCTTCTAGTCCAGAAATTCTCACACGTGTGAAGAAG AATAAAATTATAAACCGACCCCTTGCCGGGACTGTGAGGAGAggaaagacacctaaagaagatAAAATGTTGGAGAAGGAACTTTTGAACGATGAAAAACAATGTGCAGAACACATTATGCTAGTTGACTTGGGAAGGAACGATGTGGGAAAG GTCTCCAAAGCTGGTTCTGTGAAAGTTGAAAGGCTGATGGATATTGAGCGATATTCTCATGTCATGCACATCAGCTCAACG GTCACTGGAGAGTTGCTTGATCATTTAACTACGTGGGATGCATTGCGTGCTGCACTACCTGTTGGCACTGTTAGTGGGGCACCAAAG GTAAAAGCGATGGAGTTGATTGATCAGCTAGAAACGACAAGGCGAGGGCCGTATAGTGGTGGATTTGGAGGAATTTCATTTTCTGGTGACATGGATGTTGCACTAGCACTCAGAACTATTGTATTTCCTACTAGCACCCGTTATGATACAATGTATTCATACGATGATCTAAACAAGCGGCGAGAATGGGTTGCCCACCTCCAAGCTGGGGCTGGAATTGTGGCCGATAGTGATCCTGCTGATGAGCAGAGAGAGTGTGAGAACAAAGCTGCAGGCCTCGCTCGTGCCATTGATCTTGCAGAAGAATCATTTGTCAAGAAATGA
- the LOC110649010 gene encoding pleckstrin homology domain-containing protein 1, giving the protein MERFVRAWTGQDPNPDDYSNIQFWSNPERSGWLMKQGDYIKNWRRRWFVLKQGKLLWFKDNSVLSSSIPRGVIPVDNCLTVKGAEDILNKPFAFELSTSQDTMYFIADSEKEKEEWINSIGRSIVQHSRSVTDSEVVDYDSKR; this is encoded by the coding sequence ATGGAGAGGTTCGTGCGAGCCTGGACAGGTCAGGACCCAAACCCTGACGATTACAGCAATATTCAGTTCTGGTCCAACCCTGAGCGCTCCGGTTGGCTCATGAAGCAAGGCGATTACATCAAGAATTGGCGGCGCCGCTGGTTCGTCCTCAAGCAAGGCAAACTCCTTTGGTTCAAGGACAACAGCGTCCTTAGCTCCTCAATTCCTCGCGGCGTCATCCCCGTCGACAATTGCTTGACTGTGAAAGGCGCCGAGGACATCCTGAATAAGCCTTTCGCCTTTGAGCTTTCCACCAGCCAAGATACCATGTATTTTATCGCCGATTCCGAGAAGGAGAAGGAGGAGTGGATCAATTCGATTGGAAGGTCCATTGTGCAGCACTCAAGGTCTGTCACTGATTCCGAGGTTGTTGATTACGATAGCAAGCGGTAA